The Candidatus Kryptonium sp. genome contains a region encoding:
- the thiI gene encoding tRNA 4-thiouridine(8) synthase ThiI, translating to MSSAVVICHYHEVALKQRNREIFEKKLRTNIAFMLSDLIKQNMVKRGYGRLKVVLPFGFEDAGKIEIVKSRLNNVFGLTNFGIGIVSALDVEKICEASLKVLKNKNFKTFSVKTKRQNKKFPLNSVEVNRKVGAFILERFKNNGKEIYVDLENPDITVHIEIVDREAYVYADRFKGPGGLPVGSSGKVVALLSAGFDSPIASYLMMKRGAKVIFVHYHSYPYTSYDSIEQVKQIVKILSKFQFHSKLYIVPIAEAQRIIVLNAPVELRTILYRRLMIKIAENIAEKEGAEALVTGESLGQVASQTLRNIRVINQIATLPVLRPLIGIDKEEIIQKAREIGTYEISSQPYDDCCSFLTGRHPETWANLNDIFEVEKKFNWDELVKMSLENAEIENIYADFLNKNILEKIED from the coding sequence ATGAGCTCAGCGGTTGTCATATGTCATTACCACGAGGTTGCACTGAAGCAAAGAAACAGGGAAATTTTTGAGAAGAAGCTTAGAACAAACATCGCCTTTATGCTCTCTGACCTCATTAAGCAAAACATGGTGAAACGTGGGTATGGAAGATTGAAAGTTGTTTTACCATTTGGATTTGAAGATGCGGGAAAAATTGAAATTGTAAAGTCAAGATTGAACAATGTTTTCGGATTGACAAACTTTGGAATCGGTATCGTATCAGCTCTTGATGTGGAGAAGATTTGTGAGGCGAGTTTAAAAGTTTTAAAGAATAAAAATTTTAAAACCTTCAGCGTAAAAACGAAAAGACAAAATAAAAAATTTCCACTGAACTCGGTTGAGGTAAATCGCAAAGTTGGAGCTTTTATACTTGAAAGATTTAAAAACAACGGCAAAGAGATCTATGTTGATTTGGAAAATCCGGATATCACAGTGCATATTGAAATAGTTGACAGAGAAGCTTATGTTTATGCAGATAGATTTAAAGGTCCGGGTGGATTACCTGTTGGCTCAAGTGGTAAAGTTGTCGCTTTATTATCAGCGGGTTTTGATTCGCCGATCGCTTCATACCTAATGATGAAACGCGGGGCAAAAGTTATTTTCGTCCATTACCATAGTTATCCTTATACTTCTTACGATTCAATTGAGCAAGTAAAACAAATTGTTAAGATTTTAAGCAAATTTCAGTTCCATTCAAAACTTTACATCGTTCCAATAGCTGAAGCACAGAGGATAATTGTTTTAAACGCGCCTGTTGAGTTGAGAACTATTCTTTACAGACGCTTGATGATAAAAATTGCCGAAAATATAGCGGAAAAAGAAGGCGCTGAAGCTCTTGTCACGGGTGAAAGCTTAGGTCAGGTCGCTTCTCAAACATTAAGGAATATAAGAGTTATAAATCAAATTGCAACTCTGCCTGTACTCAGACCATTAATCGGGATTGATAAAGAGGAAATAATCCAAAAAGCAAGAGAAATAGGAACTTACGAGATCTCAAGCCAACCTTACGATGATTGTTGTAGCTTTTTGACAGGGAGACATCCAGAAACTTGGGCAAATCTAAATGACATTTTTGAAGTTGAAAAAAAATTTAATTGGGATGAACTCGTTAAAATGTCGCTTGAAAACGCCGAGATTGAAAATATTTACGCGGATTTCCTCAACAAAAACATACTTGAAAAAATTGAGGATTGA
- a CDS encoding peptidoglycan DD-metalloendopeptidase family protein, with translation MLKLLILFLLFVQLLNSQSFRLRRPVPDHIQINGSYLYGEPNIRDPQNRAHTGVDILVRYDTVYSACDGVIYFVAYNPYDTIGGYEPNGAGNYIFIKGRWEGRDLYLLYGHLSRPLKNQGDSVKAGEPVAISGNTGYSTGPHLHFEIRLGTPRYDAYRTRRNPELWFAMNGTGAIYGKIPNAPNSTRVNISPDPKPRPPYTTFSYALTYNFNDPYIGSDDIYQENYAIGEVKPGTYTITALNGLYTRTVTVRAGQVVSADPPTDVADDLKPGKFELYQNYPNPFNSSTVIRYYLPETRRVVLKVYDLLGREVKTLVDEEKGPGLHYAVFDAYGLASGVYVYTIFAGDFVASKFMVFVK, from the coding sequence ATGTTAAAACTTTTGATCCTTTTTCTGCTATTCGTTCAACTTCTTAATTCTCAATCGTTTAGATTAAGACGCCCGGTCCCAGATCATATCCAGATCAATGGCTCTTACCTATACGGTGAACCAAACATCCGTGATCCTCAAAACAGAGCTCACACTGGTGTTGATATTCTTGTAAGATATGATACCGTCTATTCAGCATGTGATGGGGTGATCTATTTCGTTGCATATAATCCATACGATACCATTGGAGGTTATGAACCAAATGGAGCCGGAAATTATATTTTTATCAAAGGAAGATGGGAGGGAAGAGATTTATATTTACTTTATGGACATTTGTCAAGACCTTTAAAAAATCAAGGGGATAGTGTTAAAGCAGGGGAACCAGTTGCTATTTCAGGAAATACAGGTTACTCAACCGGGCCGCATCTTCATTTTGAAATTCGTCTTGGAACTCCAAGGTATGACGCTTACCGAACAAGAAGAAATCCCGAATTGTGGTTTGCGATGAATGGAACGGGAGCAATTTATGGCAAAATTCCAAATGCTCCTAACTCAACGCGTGTTAACATAAGCCCAGATCCAAAGCCAAGACCACCATATACAACTTTCAGTTATGCTTTGACTTATAACTTCAACGACCCATATATTGGAAGTGATGATATTTATCAGGAAAATTATGCAATTGGGGAAGTGAAACCTGGAACTTACACGATTACAGCTCTTAACGGACTTTACACAAGGACTGTGACAGTAAGAGCTGGACAAGTTGTTAGCGCAGATCCTCCAACTGATGTTGCAGATGATCTTAAGCCAGGAAAATTTGAACTTTATCAAAATTATCCAAATCCATTTAATTCAAGCACGGTGATAAGATACTATCTTCCTGAAACAAGGCGCGTCGTTTTGAAAGTTTATGACTTACTTGGGCGAGAGGTTAAAACGCTCGTAGATGAAGAAAAAGGGCCAGGGCTTCACTATGCGGTTTTTGATGCTTATGGTCTTGCAAGTGGAGTTTATGTTTATACGATCTTTGCTGGTGATTTTGTAGCGTCAAAGTTTATGGTATTTGTCAAATAA
- a CDS encoding NAD(P)-dependent oxidoreductase: protein MEKVGFIGLGIMGEMMAKRLLNNGFELVVYNRTKDKISNLGSSRVIPAETPGEVAKNCEVVISMLADSKAVESVVYDKDGILNSVRSGFIHIDMSTISPATTRKLYNDYRAFNAYFIHAPVLGGKAQAESGNLLIFAGGDKLAIEKCKGIFNVLGKRIWEFGSVEESARLKLAMNSMIATMIMALVQAFIVAEKAGIPKETVLEVLENSALNSQMYQVKGKSIIDGNFQPSFYVKHLLKDINLVLETAQELKVPLPVVSAIREIYIAALSKGYEDLDYSAIYKVISEMAGLKT, encoded by the coding sequence ATGGAAAAAGTAGGATTCATTGGGCTTGGAATAATGGGTGAAATGATGGCGAAGCGACTTTTAAACAATGGCTTTGAATTGGTTGTTTATAACAGAACGAAGGATAAAATCTCAAATCTTGGTTCCTCAAGAGTTATCCCAGCTGAAACACCTGGTGAAGTTGCAAAAAATTGCGAAGTCGTTATATCAATGCTTGCTGATTCAAAAGCTGTTGAAAGCGTTGTATATGATAAAGACGGAATTTTAAACAGCGTCAGAAGTGGTTTCATCCACATTGATATGAGCACAATTTCTCCTGCAACGACACGCAAGCTTTACAATGATTATAGAGCTTTCAACGCATATTTCATCCATGCACCTGTGCTCGGTGGGAAAGCTCAAGCGGAAAGCGGAAATCTTTTGATCTTTGCCGGCGGTGATAAGTTGGCAATAGAAAAATGTAAAGGAATTTTCAATGTTCTTGGGAAAAGAATCTGGGAGTTTGGCTCTGTTGAGGAATCAGCAAGGTTAAAACTTGCTATGAATTCAATGATTGCAACAATGATTATGGCGTTGGTGCAAGCGTTCATCGTCGCTGAGAAAGCTGGAATTCCAAAAGAAACTGTCCTTGAGGTTCTTGAAAATTCCGCGTTAAATTCCCAGATGTATCAAGTCAAGGGAAAGTCAATAATTGATGGAAACTTTCAACCTAGCTTTTATGTCAAACATCTTTTGAAGGATATAAATTTAGTTCTTGAAACAGCGCAAGAGTTGAAAGTCCCACTTCCAGTTGTTTCTGCGATTCGTGAGATTTACATTGCGGCTCTTTCCAAAGGATATGAAGATCTTGATTACTCCGCGATTTATAAAGTTATTTCAGAGATGGCTGGTTTAAAAACTTAA
- a CDS encoding glycosyl hydrolase family 18 protein codes for MKNAILTLLILLFSSCATLRPPFEPQPKIVIAWVVKFDTTSFLSLQRNSALISIASPTWFSIDSAGNIIADVDSNLLNFALQNDIPLMPLVVNQRFRVDVAEALLSEPETRERVADSILKIVLNGNFIGINLDFEGPFVNVRDGYTKFVELVCAKLHNYGRIVSVDVVSKTEEKFIGWAGVYDYAELGEVVDYFVIMGYDYRGRLDPPGPIAPKWWVEETIKFAISQGIKPQKIVLGVPFYGRWWKGNEQGRGIYYPELVRVIEKYNLKKKWDRKAESPYFKFKDENGVENVIYFEDEKSLSKKIDLVLKYNLAGIAIWRLDGEPAEFWKVIESKLKPKGFLAN; via the coding sequence ATGAAGAATGCAATTTTAACACTTTTAATTTTGCTTTTCTCATCTTGTGCAACATTAAGACCACCTTTTGAGCCTCAACCGAAAATAGTGATAGCTTGGGTTGTAAAATTTGACACTACAAGTTTTCTCTCGCTTCAGCGAAACTCTGCTTTGATCTCCATTGCTTCGCCGACATGGTTTAGTATTGATAGCGCAGGAAACATAATCGCTGATGTTGATTCAAATCTTTTAAACTTTGCACTTCAAAATGATATACCACTTATGCCACTTGTCGTAAATCAAAGGTTTCGTGTTGATGTTGCGGAAGCTTTGCTTTCCGAACCAGAAACAAGGGAAAGGGTAGCTGATTCAATTTTAAAAATTGTTCTTAATGGCAATTTCATTGGAATAAATCTTGATTTTGAAGGACCATTTGTGAATGTGCGTGACGGATATACCAAGTTCGTTGAGCTCGTTTGTGCGAAGCTTCATAATTACGGTAGAATAGTAAGCGTTGATGTTGTTTCAAAGACAGAAGAAAAGTTCATTGGTTGGGCTGGTGTTTATGATTACGCTGAACTTGGCGAAGTTGTAGATTATTTTGTTATAATGGGATATGATTATAGGGGACGACTTGATCCGCCAGGGCCAATTGCGCCAAAGTGGTGGGTTGAAGAAACGATAAAATTTGCAATCTCACAGGGAATAAAACCACAAAAGATCGTGCTTGGAGTACCATTTTATGGAAGATGGTGGAAAGGGAATGAACAAGGGCGTGGAATTTATTATCCCGAACTTGTAAGAGTGATTGAGAAATACAATCTGAAGAAAAAATGGGACAGGAAAGCTGAATCGCCATACTTTAAGTTCAAAGATGAAAATGGGGTTGAAAATGTGATTTATTTTGAGGACGAAAAAAGTTTATCTAAAAAAATAGATCTTGTGCTAAAATACAATCTTGCTGGGATCGCCATATGGCGACTTGACGGTGAACCAGCTGAGTTTTGGAAAGTTATTGAATCAAAACTTAAACCTAAAGGATTTTTGGCAAACTAA
- a CDS encoding S9 family peptidase, translated as MRRGIFAIQIVLILVVFGFIFSQDRWTPDVMIKFKRVGETAISPDGKLVAYTVSVPLMEGEKSEYLTHIWVVSSDGKMNYQFTFGEKSCTNPSFSPDGKYLAFISARGKDGKNQIWVLRLTGGEAEQITNSKSGVISYRWAPDSRSIAFTSADPETEEEIKAKKEKLDAIVVDKNYKYAHLYIVKLEKDKKGEYPVKRLTSGEFHITSFDWSPDGKFIVFSHQINPSPDVWTTSDISIIPADSGEVKALIKWKGSDANPRFSPDGKWIAFESDGGMIKWAGLRHVYVFSLSGGEAKKLAPTPDENCRIISWSKDGKEIYVSEAYRTTMRVYALPIDGGKPRALTPDNGNYTNVSFSLDGSTMAFVYQNSETAPDVYITSLKKFEPRRLTDVNSDFPRLPMGKTEILTWKSKDGKYEIEGLVTYPVNYEKGRRYPLVLLIHGGPASVFTQNYTAASAIYPIQAFAQEGYVILRPNPRGSTGYGKEFRFANYNDWGFGDYDDLMAGVDKLIDMGVVHPESLCVAGWSYGGYMTSFIVTKTKRFKAASVGAGVTNLVSFTGTADIPSFLPDYFSGEFWDRLDVYIRHSAIFNVKGVTTPTQIIHGEADVRVPVSQGKEFYNALKRQGCPTEMIIYPRTPHGVQEPKFIVDIGKRIIAWFNRHIGRDSKLTEVK; from the coding sequence ATGCGAAGAGGTATATTTGCAATCCAGATCGTTTTAATTTTGGTTGTTTTCGGTTTTATCTTTTCGCAAGATAGATGGACTCCAGATGTTATGATAAAGTTCAAACGCGTTGGTGAAACTGCTATCTCTCCGGATGGAAAGCTTGTCGCTTACACTGTTTCGGTCCCGTTGATGGAAGGGGAAAAGTCGGAATATCTTACTCATATTTGGGTCGTTTCATCGGATGGTAAGATGAATTATCAATTTACATTTGGTGAAAAATCTTGCACAAATCCATCTTTTTCTCCGGATGGGAAATATCTTGCTTTTATCTCGGCGCGGGGAAAAGATGGTAAAAATCAGATATGGGTTTTAAGATTAACAGGTGGAGAAGCTGAACAAATAACTAATTCAAAGTCGGGAGTTATATCTTACAGATGGGCACCTGATTCAAGATCTATTGCTTTCACAAGTGCTGATCCTGAAACGGAAGAAGAAATTAAAGCGAAAAAGGAAAAACTTGATGCGATAGTTGTTGATAAAAATTATAAATATGCGCATCTTTACATCGTCAAACTTGAAAAGGACAAAAAAGGTGAATATCCTGTTAAGCGTTTAACTTCGGGGGAGTTCCACATAACTTCGTTTGATTGGTCACCGGATGGAAAATTTATCGTTTTCTCGCATCAGATAAATCCAAGCCCAGATGTCTGGACAACTTCCGATATTTCAATTATTCCAGCCGATAGCGGTGAAGTAAAGGCATTGATAAAATGGAAAGGTTCTGATGCAAATCCGAGATTTTCACCTGATGGCAAGTGGATTGCTTTTGAATCCGACGGTGGAATGATAAAGTGGGCTGGGTTAAGACATGTTTATGTTTTTTCTCTATCTGGTGGGGAAGCTAAAAAATTAGCTCCAACACCTGATGAAAATTGTAGAATAATTTCATGGTCAAAAGATGGGAAAGAAATCTATGTCAGCGAAGCCTATAGGACAACTATGCGTGTTTATGCTTTACCTATTGATGGTGGAAAGCCAAGGGCTTTAACTCCAGATAATGGTAATTATACAAATGTTTCATTTAGTTTAGATGGTTCAACGATGGCGTTTGTTTATCAAAATTCTGAAACTGCGCCTGATGTTTATATAACAAGTTTGAAGAAATTTGAACCGAGAAGGTTGACAGATGTCAACTCTGATTTCCCCAGACTTCCGATGGGTAAAACGGAAATTTTGACTTGGAAATCAAAAGATGGAAAGTATGAAATTGAAGGACTTGTCACTTATCCAGTAAATTATGAAAAGGGAAGAAGGTATCCTCTTGTCCTTCTCATCCACGGTGGTCCAGCTAGTGTTTTCACACAGAACTACACAGCGGCAAGTGCCATTTATCCAATTCAAGCTTTCGCACAAGAAGGCTATGTTATACTAAGACCTAATCCAAGGGGTAGCACTGGATACGGCAAGGAATTTAGATTTGCAAATTATAATGACTGGGGATTTGGTGATTATGATGATTTAATGGCTGGGGTTGATAAGTTAATTGATATGGGAGTTGTTCATCCAGAAAGCTTATGTGTTGCTGGATGGAGTTATGGTGGTTATATGACATCTTTCATAGTAACGAAAACAAAAAGATTTAAAGCAGCAAGCGTTGGTGCTGGTGTGACAAATTTGGTAAGCTTCACAGGAACGGCTGATATTCCGAGCTTTTTGCCGGATTACTTCTCTGGTGAGTTTTGGGATCGCCTTGATGTTTATATCAGACATTCGGCTATCTTTAATGTTAAAGGCGTAACAACTCCGACTCAAATAATTCATGGTGAGGCGGATGTAAGAGTCCCTGTATCGCAAGGTAAAGAGTTTTACAATGCTTTAAAGCGTCAGGGTTGTCCAACGGAAATGATAATCTATCCGCGAACTCCGCATGGTGTTCAAGAGCCGAAATTTATTGTTGACATTGGCAAAAGGATAATCGCTTGGTTTAACCGACATATCGGTCGTGATTCAAAATTAACAGAAGTGAAATAA
- a CDS encoding insulinase family protein encodes MKKITLILMLLLSNLLFSQGKIFPFKINKVVLENGLTVLSVPFDSPGIIAYYTVVRAGSRNEVEPGKTGFAHFFEHMMFRGTEKYPEQVYNDILKRLGADFNAFTSADWTAYHIVASSDALETIIDIESDRFMNLKYTEEQFKTEAGAILGEYNKSASSPFLALYEKLQDLAFTTHTYKHTTIGFLKDILDMPNQYDYSLQFFDRYYRPENCAIVVVGDFDQKKLIDLIKKYYGKWKRGNFKPEIPVEPPQTEEKVGHIAWKGKTLPYLMIGYRIPEFSTKNVDRAAIDFVSELLFSRTAPLYQKLVIEKQWVDFIQGDAPDRRDPFLFIIMTRIKREDLIDSVKSEIFKAIEELKVKPVSKERLEQVKSYMRYSFAMSLDNPNSVAYIVGNYFQLTGDPESVNELYSLYEKVTPQDIMRAVQKYFTKENRTIVTLTEEKK; translated from the coding sequence ATGAAAAAAATAACACTAATTCTGATGCTTTTGCTTTCAAATCTTTTGTTTTCGCAAGGTAAGATCTTCCCGTTCAAAATCAACAAGGTCGTGCTTGAAAATGGTTTAACCGTCTTATCCGTTCCATTTGATTCACCTGGGATAATAGCTTATTATACCGTCGTAAGAGCAGGGTCAAGAAATGAAGTTGAACCTGGGAAAACCGGATTTGCACATTTCTTTGAACATATGATGTTTCGTGGGACTGAGAAGTATCCAGAACAGGTTTACAACGATATTTTAAAACGGCTCGGGGCGGATTTTAATGCATTTACCAGTGCTGATTGGACTGCATATCATATTGTGGCAAGTAGCGATGCTCTTGAGACAATAATTGATATTGAATCAGATCGTTTTATGAATTTAAAGTATACCGAAGAACAATTTAAAACCGAGGCAGGTGCAATTCTTGGTGAGTACAACAAAAGCGCGTCAAGCCCGTTTCTTGCGCTTTATGAAAAACTTCAAGATCTTGCCTTCACAACTCATACTTACAAACATACAACGATAGGATTTTTAAAAGATATACTTGATATGCCAAATCAGTATGATTATAGCTTGCAATTTTTTGATCGCTATTATCGTCCTGAAAATTGTGCAATTGTTGTGGTTGGAGATTTTGATCAGAAAAAATTGATTGATCTTATAAAGAAATATTACGGCAAATGGAAGAGAGGAAACTTTAAACCAGAGATCCCTGTTGAACCACCGCAGACAGAGGAAAAGGTGGGGCACATCGCTTGGAAAGGTAAAACATTGCCTTACCTTATGATCGGTTATCGTATACCAGAGTTCTCAACTAAAAATGTTGATCGCGCAGCTATTGATTTCGTTTCCGAACTTCTCTTCTCAAGGACAGCACCACTTTATCAAAAGCTCGTAATTGAAAAACAGTGGGTTGATTTTATTCAAGGTGATGCACCAGATAGAAGGGATCCGTTTTTGTTTATTATCATGACGAGAATTAAAAGAGAAGATTTGATTGACTCAGTAAAGAGCGAAATTTTCAAAGCGATTGAAGAGCTGAAAGTAAAACCTGTTTCAAAAGAGCGACTTGAACAGGTTAAGTCGTATATGAGATATTCCTTTGCGATGTCTTTGGATAATCCAAACAGCGTCGCTTACATAGTTGGAAATTATTTTCAATTAACCGGGGATCCTGAATCAGTAAACGAGCTCTATTCACTTTATGAAAAGGTCACACCGCAGGACATAATGAGGGCAGTCCAAAAATACTTTACCAAGGAAAATAGAACAATCGTAACATTAACGGAGGAGAAAAAATGA
- a CDS encoding insulinase family protein: MMITSILAFARNSEIRVKELYSPNYPIVTFRVMIETGSMNDPKGKEGLNALTILMLAQGGTKELTYKEIQERLYPLAARINYQFDKEVSVIIGEVHRDHVDKFYKIFSDLILNPRFDEQDFKRNKDLLLNYIRATIRSGNDEELGKQALVWFIYENHPYHSPEFGTVQGLSNITLEDVKNFYKKYFTQGNIVFGIAGSYPKSLVGKIKKDFAKLPKGKPESVQLPEPEKVNGLEFLLIEKETRSTAISFGFPIAINRSHKDFYALMVANSYFGEHRTFNGILMQKIRGQRGLNYGNYSYIEHFVQDGGSTFPVPNIPRRQQYFSVWIRPVENKNRHFVLRQAIRELEILVKNGLSKEDFESTREFLLNYSKLWVQTLNRRLGYMMDSDWYGIEYFIDKVQKELRNLTVEDVNNAIKKYLNFENIKIVAVTKDAQSYMQDLISNKPSPITYVSPVSQSILDEDKIIQEYKLNARAENFKIIPVDEVFEK, encoded by the coding sequence ATGATGATAACCTCAATTCTCGCATTTGCAAGAAATTCGGAAATAAGAGTTAAAGAACTTTACAGTCCGAATTATCCGATCGTGACATTTAGGGTTATGATTGAAACCGGATCTATGAATGATCCAAAGGGTAAAGAGGGGCTGAATGCGTTGACGATTTTAATGCTTGCGCAGGGTGGAACAAAAGAATTGACATATAAAGAGATCCAAGAGAGACTTTATCCCTTGGCAGCAAGGATCAATTATCAATTTGATAAAGAAGTCAGCGTCATAATTGGCGAGGTTCATAGAGATCATGTTGATAAGTTTTACAAAATTTTTTCGGATTTGATTTTGAATCCAAGATTTGATGAACAAGATTTCAAAAGGAACAAAGATTTACTTTTGAATTACATTCGTGCGACGATAAGAAGCGGAAATGACGAGGAGTTGGGGAAGCAGGCGCTCGTGTGGTTTATATATGAAAATCATCCGTATCATTCGCCAGAATTTGGAACCGTGCAAGGACTGAGTAATATCACGCTTGAAGATGTTAAGAATTTTTACAAAAAGTATTTCACACAGGGCAATATAGTTTTTGGAATTGCCGGTAGTTATCCCAAAAGCTTGGTAGGAAAGATAAAGAAAGATTTCGCTAAGCTTCCAAAAGGCAAACCTGAATCTGTTCAACTTCCAGAACCAGAGAAAGTTAATGGGCTTGAATTTTTATTAATTGAAAAAGAGACAAGATCAACAGCAATTTCGTTCGGTTTTCCAATCGCGATCAATCGTTCACATAAAGATTTCTATGCTTTGATGGTTGCTAATTCATATTTTGGTGAACATAGAACTTTCAATGGTATTTTAATGCAAAAGATAAGAGGTCAGCGTGGGTTAAATTATGGAAATTACTCATATATTGAACATTTTGTTCAGGATGGCGGTTCAACTTTCCCTGTGCCGAACATACCGAGGCGACAGCAGTATTTCAGCGTCTGGATAAGACCAGTTGAGAATAAAAACAGACACTTTGTCTTAAGACAAGCAATAAGAGAGCTTGAAATTCTTGTGAAAAATGGGTTAAGCAAGGAAGATTTTGAATCAACAAGGGAATTTTTGCTTAATTACTCAAAGCTCTGGGTTCAAACTCTTAACCGACGCCTCGGGTATATGATGGACTCTGATTGGTATGGGATTGAATATTTTATTGACAAAGTTCAGAAAGAGCTACGAAATTTAACTGTTGAAGATGTTAATAATGCGATAAAGAAATATCTTAACTTTGAAAACATAAAGATAGTCGCCGTTACGAAAGATGCGCAATCTTATATGCAGGATTTGATTTCAAATAAGCCAAGCCCGATAACCTATGTAAGCCCTGTTTCGCAGTCAATTCTTGACGAAGATAAGATAATTCAAGAATATAAACTTAATGCGAGAGCGGAAAACTTCAAGATAATTCCTGTTGATGAAGTTTTTGAAAAATAA
- a CDS encoding radical SAM protein, producing the protein MNLCGVCRGRKLVAKAIGACVDCIRQNKKGVIDKILEFHRITREEFELPSSVPNSKEGIKCKICANECVIPEGERGYCGLRANFNGKISHLAGTSESGLLDWYFDPLPTNCVAEWVCEGSNQVGKKNLAVFYRSCSFNCLFCQNWHFRETNIKRARKISSEELASIVDEKTFCVCYFGGDPSTQIVHAIQTSKIILRKRKDVRICWETNGNMNRKFLEMAVKLSLESGGCIKFDLKAYDENLNIALCAVSNRKVFENFEFACRFIDQRPEPPLVVASTLIVPGYINADEVYKIARFISQIDENIPYSLLAFYPQFYLYDLPITSKELMRECVESAISAGLKRVHVGNIHLLN; encoded by the coding sequence ATGAACCTTTGCGGTGTCTGTAGAGGAAGAAAACTTGTTGCGAAAGCAATTGGCGCTTGTGTTGATTGCATCCGTCAAAATAAAAAAGGCGTGATAGATAAAATTCTTGAATTTCATAGGATCACGAGGGAAGAATTTGAACTTCCGAGTAGTGTGCCTAATTCAAAAGAAGGGATAAAGTGTAAAATTTGCGCCAATGAGTGTGTTATACCAGAAGGGGAAAGGGGATATTGTGGTTTAAGAGCAAATTTTAATGGAAAAATTTCACATCTTGCAGGTACATCCGAAAGTGGACTGCTTGATTGGTATTTTGATCCTTTGCCGACTAATTGCGTTGCTGAATGGGTTTGTGAAGGTTCAAACCAAGTTGGTAAGAAAAATCTTGCAGTGTTTTATCGTAGTTGCAGTTTTAATTGTCTGTTTTGTCAAAATTGGCACTTTAGAGAAACGAACATAAAAAGGGCGAGGAAAATTTCATCTGAAGAGCTTGCAAGTATAGTTGATGAGAAAACTTTTTGCGTCTGTTATTTCGGTGGTGATCCATCAACGCAAATAGTTCACGCGATCCAAACCTCAAAAATAATCCTCAGGAAAAGAAAAGATGTAAGGATTTGCTGGGAAACGAACGGAAATATGAATAGAAAATTTCTGGAGATGGCCGTTAAACTTTCCCTTGAATCTGGAGGATGTATAAAATTTGATTTGAAAGCATATGATGAAAATCTTAACATCGCTTTATGTGCTGTGAGCAATCGTAAGGTATTTGAAAATTTTGAGTTTGCTTGTCGTTTTATAGATCAGCGTCCCGAACCACCGCTTGTTGTCGCAAGCACGCTCATAGTACCTGGTTATATAAACGCTGATGAAGTTTACAAGATAGCGAGGTTCATAAGTCAAATTGATGAAAACATTCCTTATTCACTTCTTGCCTTTTATCCGCAGTTTTATCTCTATGACCTTCCGATAACATCAAAAGAGTTGATGAGAGAATGTGTTGAATCTGCGATATCCGCAGGTTTAAAGAGAGTTCATGTGGGGAATATACATTTGTTAAATTAA